One genomic region from Litoribacterium kuwaitense encodes:
- the cas6 gene encoding CRISPR-associated endoribonuclease Cas6 — protein sequence MRFAVTYQTDVLPLSYRMTVLSLVKEALRTADQTYFEELYEERNHLMKPFSYSVFLHDFTFQGDQIQLSSLTITFSSSDMEFMLHLFNGLQQLKTFQPGNYPWVQKQMRMVKETSITSSSAIFRTLSPILIESKDGKPVSPEEPNYAKEFQYYAHLKIREVFQREPLRPIEITAGSMKKMVIKESNQWLRQKEPSAKYLYFTAYQGRVRLQGHPDDLQLLYQTGVGKRSAQGFGLLELEREEG from the coding sequence ATGCGCTTTGCCGTGACGTATCAAACGGATGTACTGCCTTTGAGTTACCGAATGACGGTGCTTAGTCTTGTGAAAGAGGCTTTGCGAACAGCCGATCAGACTTATTTTGAAGAGCTTTATGAAGAACGAAATCATTTAATGAAACCGTTTAGTTATAGTGTCTTTTTGCACGACTTTACATTTCAAGGTGACCAGATTCAATTATCATCATTGACGATTACTTTTAGCTCTTCAGATATGGAATTTATGCTTCATTTATTCAATGGCTTGCAGCAATTAAAAACGTTTCAGCCGGGCAACTATCCTTGGGTTCAAAAACAAATGCGGATGGTTAAAGAGACGAGCATAACGTCTTCTTCAGCGATATTCCGCACACTTTCGCCGATCCTCATCGAGTCTAAAGACGGAAAACCGGTGTCTCCTGAGGAACCGAATTATGCAAAAGAATTTCAATATTATGCACATTTGAAGATCAGGGAAGTTTTCCAAAGAGAGCCGCTGCGTCCGATTGAGATCACAGCAGGATCAATGAAGAAAATGGTCATTAAAGAGTCCAATCAATGGCTGCGTCAAAAGGAGCCGTCCGCAAAATATTTGTATTTTACTGCCTACCAAGGGCGAGTTCGCTTGCAAGGACATCCTGACGATTTGCAACTCCTTTATCAAACAGGTGTAGGGAAACGTTCTGCCCAAGGGTTTGGCTTATTAGAACTTGAGCGAGAGGAGGGATGA
- a CDS encoding helix-turn-helix transcriptional regulator has translation MGQNRTFKQLERILTIQRLLTEREFMTNHELSEYFQVSSRTVIRDINLLDDVGYQIVSDPKLGYSLVQSPVPSQRFLSAEEWLALTIYPRLLQGHVTDDAAYDIYQSGLEKMKMYTKGTAQDQVESLSQGLGERIRFQEAGKDRHEGSLMPLIIRGMTGNKILDVRYYGITRDQISERLIHPYYIVPRLGHLYLVAFCENKQEMRTFRLDRFKHVHLTDETFTMNPHFSIESYLEKSWGIFNGDEEETHFVVRFNSQTARYIQELTFYVDTEVTTCEDGSVLLRATVKSKLEFLRWVRQFGLKAELLEPVDVRDELAEEYRQQYEQLKKSQQFSIQ, from the coding sequence ATGGGGCAAAATCGTACATTTAAGCAATTAGAAAGAATTCTCACGATTCAACGGCTGTTAACTGAACGCGAATTTATGACGAATCATGAGCTCTCCGAGTATTTTCAAGTGTCATCGCGGACAGTCATACGTGATATCAACTTGCTGGACGATGTCGGTTATCAAATTGTGTCTGATCCAAAGCTTGGTTATTCCCTCGTTCAATCGCCTGTGCCCAGTCAAAGGTTCCTTTCGGCTGAAGAGTGGCTCGCCTTGACGATTTACCCGCGTCTCTTGCAAGGGCATGTGACAGATGACGCTGCGTATGATATCTATCAATCTGGTTTAGAGAAAATGAAGATGTATACGAAGGGAACTGCTCAAGATCAGGTGGAAAGCTTGTCGCAAGGTCTCGGGGAGAGGATTCGTTTCCAAGAAGCGGGTAAAGACCGCCACGAGGGGAGTTTAATGCCGCTCATTATTCGTGGAATGACGGGAAATAAAATACTTGATGTAAGGTATTACGGCATTACTCGCGACCAAATATCAGAAAGGCTGATACATCCATACTACATTGTTCCGCGGCTTGGACATTTATATTTAGTCGCATTTTGCGAGAACAAGCAGGAGATGCGGACGTTTCGATTAGATCGTTTTAAGCACGTCCACTTGACGGACGAGACGTTTACGATGAATCCTCATTTTTCCATTGAGTCTTATCTTGAAAAAAGCTGGGGCATTTTTAATGGGGATGAGGAAGAAACGCACTTTGTTGTACGTTTTAATTCACAAACAGCACGATATATCCAAGAGTTAACCTTTTACGTCGATACTGAAGTCACCACATGTGAAGATGGTTCGGTGCTTTTGCGTGCAACTGTTAAAAGTAAGCTGGAATTTTTACGTTGGGTACGACAATTTGGCTTGAAAGCAGAGCTGTTGGAGCCAGTTGATGTGAGGGATGAGCTCGCAGAAGAGTATCGCCAGCAATACGAACAATTAAAAAAGTCGCAACAGTTTTCTATCCAGTGA